A window from Megalops cyprinoides isolate fMegCyp1 chromosome 8, fMegCyp1.pri, whole genome shotgun sequence encodes these proteins:
- the fem1b gene encoding protein fem-1 homolog B produces the protein MELLAGYVYKAACEGRALTLVALLLNRSVSETRYLLSYVTHQPLQRLTPLLIAAQNGHETVVKLLLEHYRVDTEQTGTVIFDGYVFEGATALWCAARAGHFEVVRLLVLHKANVNHTTLTKSTPLLAACFNGDMDIVQYLVEHHADISLVDDYNNTCLMVAALKGYTDVVSFLLHKGANPDARADCGGTALHFAAKGGHLYVVDELMHCHASMTTNGDGLTPLQVAAENCKVEVVELFLTNTDCDVRSRVEAVELLGASLATDRDNYDLAKAYLYLDLGMVERYCDPDDVLAKEVLPPIEAYGGREECCTQEELTAIRQDSIAMRMEGLIVRERILGSSGFDIAPNIVHCGTIFADSLEFDRCIELWLHALALRQRGNHSAHNDLLRFAQVFTKMIQLSVPVRARDVETVLRHSVAEIERCAGRAAGAQGLDLHIAVGNYDFNLFTLLYLVAVSTKMQCNEEGRTRVNKLIYKLLRQDPRIQDGSSLLHLAVSTSPDDDFHTNGVCRFPNAQVTKLLLDCGARVNAVDREGNSPLHIIAQYNRPVSDFLTLHAVIVSLVEAGAHMDMTNKQKKTPLDKSTTGVSEILLKTRMKMSLKCLAARAVRKHQIAYRKQVPKSLEEFVELH, from the exons ATGGAGTTGCTGGCCGGGTACGTTTACAAGGCGGCTTGCGAGGGCCGCGCTCTTACACTAGTGGCCCTGCTGCTGAACCGCTCGGTCTCCGAAACCCGTTATTTGCTAAGCTATGTGACCCACCAACCCCTCCAACGCTTAACTCCCCTTCTCATTGCCGCCCAAAACGGACATGAAACAGTTGTGAAGTTACTTCTCGAGCACTATCGTGTGGACACCGAGCAAACCGGAACCGTCATTTTCGATGG GTATGTATTTGAAGGTGCTACAGCCTTGTGGTGTGCAGCTAGGGCGGGGCACTTCGAGGTTGTCCGCCTGCTTGTGCTACACAAGGCCAACGTGAATCACACAACTCTCACCAAATCCACCCCTCTGCTGGCCGCCTGCTTCAACGGCGACATGGACATCGTGCAGTACCTGGTGGAGCACCATGCCGACATCAGCCTCGTTGACGATTACAACAACACCTGCCTGATGGTGGCCGCCCTCAAGGGCTACACGGACGTGGTGAGCTTCCTGCTGCACAAGGGGGCCAACCCGGACGCCAGGGCGGACTGCGGGGGCACCGCCCTGCACTTCGCTGCCAAGGGCGGGCACCTGTACGTCGTCGACGAGCTGATGCACTGCCACGCTTCCATGACGACCAACGGCGACGGGCTGACACCCCTGCAGGTGGCGGCGGAGAACTGcaaggtggaggtggtggagctgTTCCTCACCAACACGGACTGTGATGTCAGGAGTCGGGTGGAGGCCGTGGAGCTGCTGGGTGCCTCACTGGCCACCGACCGCGACAACTACGACCTCGCCAAGGCCTACCTCTACCTGGACCTGGGCATGGTGGAGCGGTACTGCGACCCTGACGATGTGCTCGCCAAGGAGGTGCTGCCCCCCATCGAGGCGTACGGCGGGCGGGAGGAGTGCTGCACGCAGGAGGAGCTGACTGCGATCCGGCAGGACAGCATCGCCATGCGGATGGAGGGCCTGATTGTGCGCGAGAGGATCCTGGGCTCCAGCGGCTTCGACATCGCGCCCAACATCGTCCACTGCGGCACCATCTTTGCTGACAGCTTGGAGTTCGACCGCTGCATCGAGCTGTGGCTGCACGCCCTGGCTTTGCGGCAGAGGGGGAACCACAGCGCGCACAATGACCTGCTGCGCTTCGCTCAGGTCTTCACCAAGATGATCCAGCTGAGCGTGCCGGTGCGGGCCCGCGACGTGGAGACCGTGCTGCGGCACAGCGTGGCGGAGATCGAGCGCTGCGCGGGGCGGGCGGCCGGCGCGCAGGGTCTGGACCTGCATATCGCTGTGGGCAACTACGACTTCAACCTCTTCACCTTGCTCTACCTGGTGGCCGTCTCCACCAAGATGCAGTGCAACGAGGAGGGGCGCACCCGTGTCAACAAGCTGATCTACAAGCTGCTGCGGCAGGACCCGCGCATCCAGGACGGCTCGTCCCTGCTGCATCTTGCCGTCAGCACCAGCCCAGACGACGACTTCCACACCAACGGTGTGTGCAGGTTCCCCAACGCCCAGGTCACCAAGCTGCTTCTGGACTGTGGTGCCCGGGTCAACGCCGTGGACCGGGAGGGCAACAGCCCTCTCCACATCATCGCGCAGTACAACCGGCCCGTCAGCGACTTCCTCACCCTGCACGCCGTCATCGTCAGCCTGGTGGAGGCGGGCGCGCACATGGACATGACCAACAAGCAGAAGAAGACGCCGCTGGACAAGAGCACCACCGGCGTCTCGGAGATCCTGCTCAAGACGCGGATGAAGATGAGCCTCAAGTGCCTGGCGGCGCGCGCTGTGCGGAAGCACCAGATTGCCTACCGCAAGCAGGTCCCCAAGTCCCTGGAGGAGTTTGTGGAGCTCCACTAA